Below is a genomic region from Phycisphaerae bacterium.
GAACGGGCTTGGCCATGCCACCCGTCGGCGCAGTTCAAGAGCATGCCCACACCTCGAAGCGACGCGTGGGCATGGCACACGTTGAAGAGGTGCGTCAGGGGACGCACCCTACGGAACTGGGACCCCGTCTGGGTCTCCGCGGACTGAATCGCGTGAAACACTCGGGGCAACGGTCGGACTCAAGCCCAGTGAGATCGTAGTCGCAACGAATACAATGTTGACCCGGACGGCGCCAACGGCGCACGATTCGGGTGAGCATTATCGCGAAGGCAATCGTATACGCGGGGGTGAATATCAACGCAAGGCTGGCAAAATAAGGACCGCCGTTGGGAGGAATGAGTGGACTGTTCAGTAAGTAGAAACCTGCTTGCCCGAGCTCGAATACACCTCGGTCAACATCGATAACGTATCTTGCCATCCACCAATCATCGCTGTGAGCCCAAGGTGCCCCGAAAATCGCATATATCCACCACAGAGACCAGAGCAGCAGGGCAACACGATCCCTCTGCCCTTTGCAACCCATCAGGAGTACGGCGTATCCAACCGGCATCATGACGAAAAGCCAAAACGCGTCTGACTCGATTGTGTGAACAAACAATCCGTTCCTGGATAGAGGCCCCATCCAACCCGTCTCGATGACTCTCTCGTGTTGCTCGATCGCAGCAACGCCGGCGAACCAGTAGCCCACCGCCAAGATCATAACTATGACGAGAGTAGCCCCTACAGGGACGAAGTCATCCAGAGACCGCAATACATCACTGCTTGTCCCATTGCGGCCCGCTTCCATTCCCGCATACTCCACTCGCACAACGCGGACAGCAAGCCGTAAGAATAGAATACATGCAAGCAAGATCACGAACGGATAGGACAGGAATATCGCCTGCGCATATCTACCATACGTCTCGGAATCCGGAATGGCTGCCCGAGGATCCCATCGCCATATCAAAAGGCACCACAAGATAGCACAAAATGTAATCGTTACGAACGCTCGGCGACTGCTTGCGCGTTTTGTCGCCACGCGGAGCACCACCCAGGGGATAATCAAGACAAAGTATCGAAAAAACGGCCAGAAAAATACGGGCGTAGCACTGGCTTGCCCTTCGTACGCGAGCAAGCAGAGAGGGCCATGACTCAGTGAAATCACGTCCACGTCTCCAGTTTCACATTCCAACCAGCCGCTTGAGTCGCCGATTGTACAGCGCCTTTACCGAGGTGTGTCAAGCGAATCCTGCGTGCGACGCATCGCAGCGGGCGGCCAAGCCATTCAAGAGCATCCCGATGGGGTGTGGGCATGGCACACGGCGCAAATCGGTTTTGCCGTCCGGTGCATCAAGATGCACCCTACTAAGCTACAAGACTACAAGGCCGTGCGGTCAGTCGGCGTCGCGCATCTCGCGGACGTCGGAGGTGGTTCCGATGACGTTGTCGACGGGTTCGCCGGTGGTGGCATCCGGGCCGGGTGACGCGGGCTTGGGGACCGCGGGTTTTCCGTTTTCTTCGGGGGGGTCGAAGAGGGTGCTGCGGGGCATGGAGAGCTTGTCGTTGTCGGCGTCGGCCAGGATCCTGGCCACGTCCTGCGGCTTGACGCGCTTGTGCATACGCTCGTTGATGAGCATGCAGGGGGCGTGGTCGCAGCCGGCGAGGCATTCTTCCGTTACCAGGCTGTACCGGCCGTCGGCAGAGGTGCCGTGCTCGTCGATGCCGAGTTGGCGCTTGATTTCTTCGAGGACGGCCGGTCCGCCCAGGACCTCGCAGGAGATGCTGCGGCAGACGGTAATGACCTTCTTGCCCTTGGGATGGGTCCAGAAGTGCGTGTAGAAGGAGACGGTGTCCATCACCTCGGAGGGGTGGATGTCGAGAACCTCGGCGATTTCCATCAAGGCCTGCCAGGAGAGATGTCCGAGGGTGTTCTGCACGATGTGGAGGGCGGGCAGGAGCACGGCGCGTCTGGTCTGGTAGCGGGGAAAGAAGCCGCGGATTTTCTCACGGACGGCCTCGGAGAGGACGGGGGGAGCCTTGGGGTCCACGACGGTTTCGTTGCGATTGATGGTCTGCCAGCTCACGATAAACCCTTGTTTTGAATCAGCCTATGGATCAGATTCCGAGAGTCCGGCCATCTTCAGCAGATGACTCACCAGGCCGGTCTTCAACGGTTTGTTGCCATGCACGGGAATGGACAAGCGGACATTCGAGTCCTCTTTACCCATCACGTGATGGCTCCCGTGAATTCGAAGAACTTCCCATCCATGGCGACGGAGAAGTTTGATCAGCGCTCTGCCGGTGACCTGCTTCAAACCACGATTTCCACAACGCGCCGTCCGCGCGAGCGCTTCGCCGGTTTCAACTCAACGGACAGGCACGCCTCAACGGCTTCGTAGATGTTCTTCAGCAACTCCTCAAAAGTCTCCCCTTGTGTAGCGCATCCGGGGATTGCCGGGACCTCCGCCCAATAGCCACCTTCCTCCGCTTCATGGACGACGACTTTCAGCTTCATAGAAACACCACATATGTGCGAGCTGGTTGCTTATCGATCCAACTCCGCGGCGATGATGTTGAGGCTCCCCAGCACGGCCACGACGTCGCTGACCTTGTGGCCCACGACGAGTTTCTCGAAACACTGGTAGTTGATGAACGACGGCGGGCGGCAGCGGGCGCGGTAGGCGCAGTTGCCGCCGTCGCTGGCCAGGTAGAAGCCGAGCTCGCCGTTGGCGGTTTCGTTGGCGCCGTAGGCCTCGCCGACGGGCGGCTCGAACCCGCGGTTGGTCATGATCTGCTCGAAGTGGTGGATGAGTCCTTCGATGCTGAAGTAGACCTCGTTCTTGTTGGGCAGCGTTTTCTTGTCGTCGGGCAGGACGTTGATGGGCCCGTCGGGGATGTTGTCCACGAGTTGAAGGATGATCTTCACCGACTCGCGCATCTCGGCCAGGCGCACTTGGTAGCGGGCGAGGCAGTCGCCGCCGCTGCCGACGGGGACCTTGAACTTGACGGCGGGCGCGCCCTGGCCGTCCCAGTTGTCGGCATAGCAGAGGTAGGGCTCGTCCTTGCGGAGGTCGCGACGGACGCCGCTGGCGCGGGCGTGTGGGCCGGTCCAGCTCCAGTTGATGGCGTCCTCCTTGCTGAGGTAGCCGATGCCCCTGGTTCGCTCGATGAAGATGCGGTTGCGGGTCAGCAGCCTTTCGAGATCTTCCAGGGCGCGGGGTAACTCGTCGGTGACGTACTTCTTTACTTTTGCAGGCCAGGCCGGGGTGATGTCCTGCATCAATCCGCCGACGCGGGTGTAGCTGGTGGTGAAGCGTGCTCCGCAGATTTCCTCGAACAGATCGTAGATCGTCTCACGGGCGTTGAAGGGGTACATGAAGGCGGTGAAGCCGCCGAGGTCGAGGCCGGCCGCGGCGACGCAGAGCAGGTGGTCCTGAATGCGGGCGAGCTCGGCGATGATCGTGCGGATGGCCTTGCAGCGCGGCGTGAGCTCGATCTGGAAGAGTCTTTCGCAGGCGTCGTGCCAGGCGATGTTGTTGGCCATGGGCGAGACGTAATTCATGCGGTCGGTGACGACGACGTACTGGTTGTAGTTGAGGTGCTCGCCGAGCTTTTCGAACCCGCTGTGGAGGTAGCCGATGTGCACCGTGCAGGAAAGCACGCGCTCGCCGTCGAGCTCGAGGACGTGGCGGAGCGTGGTGTGCGTGGCGGGGTGCTGCGGTCCGAGGTTGAGGACCCAGACATCGCCGCCGGGTTCCTCGGGAGCGTAGGTGGCGCCGGCGTACTGCGAGGTTGCGGGAGTCGTTGTCATTATCGTACTTTCAATGCGTCACAGCGACCGCGATTTGCGGGGTATTCGCCATCACTTGTGCTTCACTCCCGCAATTGGCTACAATCATGGGGACGCCATGAAGCTCGCATTCCGGCCGCGGAGTTAACTCCGATGAACAATGAAGCTCTTCGAAAAGCTCACGCCGCCCGGCCCTTTCAACCCTTCGACCTTTACGTTGCCGACGGTCGGGTAATTCACGTCCCGCATCCGGAGTTTCTGGCACAGTTCCCCGGAGGCCGGGCCATTATCATAACCAACGAGGATTACTCCTGGGACCTGGTCGATCTCCTGATGGTCACATCCATCCACATATCAAACGGCAAAGCCGCTCAGACCTAGCTTTTCTCCTACGCGCTATCCCGCGTGAGCCGCTCGAAGTCCTCGCGCTCGCCCTGGCCGCGCAGGGGATAGTCCTTGCGCAGGGGGAACGCCCCGAAACCTTCCCATGTGAGAATCCGCCGCAGGTCGGGATGGCCGTTGAAGCGGACGCCGAACATGTCCCAGACTTCGCGCTCCATCCATTCGGCTCCCTGCCAGATACCGGTCACGGTCGGCACGGCCGGCTCGGGATCATTCACGAAGCACTTTGCCCAGAGGCGGTGGCCGTGGGTAATGGAGAGCAGCGCGTAGATCACGCCGAAGCGATCGCGGGCCTTGGGGAAGTTCAGGTAATCCACACAGGTGAGGTCGGCCAGTTGCTCGAAGGCGCAGCGCGGGTCGTCGTGCAGGAAGCGGAACACCTCCAGCAGGCGATCCGGCGGAACGCGGACGCACAACTGTTCTCTGGTCTTGTCGCGGACCTTGAGCAGCGGGCCCGGGGCGAAGTCGACATCCGGGAATTGTGCCTGGAGCACTTCGATCAGCGAATGACTCGTCGTCACTTCAATCCATCCCACGATCGCGGAAGCCGAAGGCGGTGTTCCGCGTTGCCCATCAGTTTCGTCCCGGCACGTTCAGGTCGATCAGCCGTTGCTGCGGCGCGGGCACGACCAGGCGCAGGCCCTTGCCGCGCTGCGCGCTGGACTTGATCCCATCCTGGTCCACCAATCGCTGGATCAGCATGACGCCCTCGAGGAGGGTTTCCGGTCGGGGCGGGCAGCCGGGAACGTAGACGTCCACGGGAAGGAACTGATCGATGCCCTGCACGACGGCATAGGTATCGAACACGCCGCCGGTGCTGGCGCAGGCACCCATGCTGATGACCCACTTGGGTTCGGCCATCTGCATGTAGATGCGCTGGAGGACGCGCATGTTCTTGATGGCCACGCGCCCCGCACAGATGAGCAGGTCGCACTGGCGGGGCGTGAAGCGCATGGCCTCTGCACCGAATCGGCCGATGTCGTAGCGGCTTGCCCCGGTGGCCATGAGTTCGATCCCGCAGCAAGCGGTGGCAAAGGGCATGGGCCAGAGCGAGTTTTTACGCGCCCAATTGATGCCCATTTTCTGGATGAGGTCGGTCACGTGGTCCAGCCGCGTGGCCAGGAACTCTTCCTTGCTTGCCTGGTAGGGTGTCGTACCTGTCTGAATATCGCTCATGCCGTCACGCCAAGAATCGTCGGTTACTCCCACTGGA
It encodes:
- a CDS encoding NAD(P)H-dependent oxidoreductase subunit E, giving the protein MSWQTINRNETVVDPKAPPVLSEAVREKIRGFFPRYQTRRAVLLPALHIVQNTLGHLSWQALMEIAEVLDIHPSEVMDTVSFYTHFWTHPKGKKVITVCRSISCEVLGGPAVLEEIKRQLGIDEHGTSADGRYSLVTEECLAGCDHAPCMLINERMHKRVKPQDVARILADADNDKLSMPRSTLFDPPEENGKPAVPKPASPGPDATTGEPVDNVIGTTSDVREMRDAD
- a CDS encoding type II toxin-antitoxin system HicA family toxin, whose translation is MKQVTGRALIKLLRRHGWEVLRIHGSHHVMGKEDSNVRLSIPVHGNKPLKTGLVSHLLKMAGLSESDP
- a CDS encoding type II toxin-antitoxin system HicB family antitoxin — protein: MKLKVVVHEAEEGGYWAEVPAIPGCATQGETFEELLKNIYEAVEACLSVELKPAKRSRGRRVVEIVV
- a CDS encoding NADH-quinone oxidoreductase subunit D, giving the protein MTTTPATSQYAGATYAPEEPGGDVWVLNLGPQHPATHTTLRHVLELDGERVLSCTVHIGYLHSGFEKLGEHLNYNQYVVVTDRMNYVSPMANNIAWHDACERLFQIELTPRCKAIRTIIAELARIQDHLLCVAAAGLDLGGFTAFMYPFNARETIYDLFEEICGARFTTSYTRVGGLMQDITPAWPAKVKKYVTDELPRALEDLERLLTRNRIFIERTRGIGYLSKEDAINWSWTGPHARASGVRRDLRKDEPYLCYADNWDGQGAPAVKFKVPVGSGGDCLARYQVRLAEMRESVKIILQLVDNIPDGPINVLPDDKKTLPNKNEVYFSIEGLIHHFEQIMTNRGFEPPVGEAYGANETANGELGFYLASDGGNCAYRARCRPPSFINYQCFEKLVVGHKVSDVVAVLGSLNIIAAELDR
- a CDS encoding NADH-quinone oxidoreductase subunit C; the encoded protein is MLKVRDKTREQLCVRVPPDRLLEVFRFLHDDPRCAFEQLADLTCVDYLNFPKARDRFGVIYALLSITHGHRLWAKCFVNDPEPAVPTVTGIWQGAEWMEREVWDMFGVRFNGHPDLRRILTWEGFGAFPLRKDYPLRGQGEREDFERLTRDSA
- the nuoB gene encoding NADH-quinone oxidoreductase subunit NuoB — encoded protein: MSDIQTGTTPYQASKEEFLATRLDHVTDLIQKMGINWARKNSLWPMPFATACCGIELMATGASRYDIGRFGAEAMRFTPRQCDLLICAGRVAIKNMRVLQRIYMQMAEPKWVISMGACASTGGVFDTYAVVQGIDQFLPVDVYVPGCPPRPETLLEGVMLIQRLVDQDGIKSSAQRGKGLRLVVPAPQQRLIDLNVPGRN